The Manis javanica isolate MJ-LG chromosome 6, MJ_LKY, whole genome shotgun sequence genome contains a region encoding:
- the PSMC2 gene encoding 26S proteasome regulatory subunit 7, whose protein sequence is MPDYLGADQRKTKEDEKDDKPIRALDEGDIALLKTYGQSTYSRQIKQVEDDIQQLLKKINELTGIKESDTGLAPPALWDLAADKQTLQSEQPLQVARCTKIINADSEDPKYIINVKQFAKFVVDLSDQVAPTDIEEGMRVGVDRNKYQIHIPLPPKIDPTVTMMQVEEKPDVTYSDVGGCKEQIEKLREVVETPLLHPERFVNLGIEPPKGVLLFGPPGTGKTLCARAVANRTDACFIRVIGSELVQKYVGEGARMVRELFEMARTKKACLIFFDEIDAIGGARFDDGAGGDNEVQRTMLELINQLDGFDPRGNIKVLMATNRPDTLDPALMRPGRLDRKIEFSLPDLEGRTHIFKIHARSMSVERDIRFELLARLCPNSTGAEIRSVCTEAGMFAIRARRKIATEKDFLEAVNKVIKSYAKFSATPRYMTYN, encoded by the exons ATGCCGGACTACCTCGGCGCCGATCAGCGGAAAACCAAAGAGGATGAGAAGGACGACAAGCCCATCCGAG cTCTAGATGAGGGGGATATTGCCTTGCTGAAAACTTAT GGTCAGAGCACTTATTCTAGGCAGATCAAGCAGGTTGAAGATGACATTCAACAACTTCTCAAGAAAATTAATGAGCTCACtg GTATTAAAGAGTCTGACACTGGCCTGGCCCCACCAGCACTCTGGGATTTGGCTGCAGATAAGCAAACGCTCCAGAGTGAGCAGCCTTTGCAGGTTGCAAG ATGTACGAAGATAATCAATGCTGATTCGGAGGACCCGAAGTACATTATCAACGTGAAGCAGTTTGCCAAGTTTGTGGTGGACCTCAGTGATCAGGTAGCACCTACTGACATTGAAGAAGGCATGAGAGTGGG TGTGGACAGAAATAAGTATCAAATTCACATTCCACTGCCTCCTAAGATTGACCCAACAGTTACTATGATGCAG GTGGAGGAAAAACCTGATGTCACATACAGTGATGTGGGTGGCTGTAAGGAACAGATTGAGAAACTTCGAGAAGTAGTTGAAACTCCGCTACTTCAT CCAGAGAGGTTTGTTAACCTTGGCATTGAGCCTCCCAAGGGTGTTCTGCTCTTCGGTCCACCAGGTACAGGCAAGACGCTCTGTGCTCGGGCAGTTGCTAATCGGACGGACGCTTGTTTCATTCGAGTTATTGGATCTGAACTTGTACAGAAGTATGTCGGTGAG GGGGCTCGAATGGTCCGTGAGCTCTTTGAAATGGCCAGAACAAAAAAAGCCTGCCTTATCTTCTTTGATGAGATTGATGCTATTGGAG GAGCTCGTTTTGATGATGGTGCTGGAGGTGACAATGAAGTGCAGAGAACCATGTTGGAACTGATCAATCAGCTGGATGGTTTTGATCCTCGAGGCAACATTAAAGTGCTAATGGCCACTAACCGGCCTGACACTTTGGATCCAGCGCTGATGAGGCCAGGGAGACTGGATAGGAAGATTGAGTTTAGCTTACCTGATCTAGAG GGTCGGACTCACATTTTTAAGATTCATGCTCGTTCAATGAGTGTTGAAAGAGACATCAGATTTGAATTGTTAGCACGACTGTGTCCAAATAGCACTG GTGCTGAGATTAGAAGTGTCTGCACAGAAGCTGGTATGTTTGCTATCAGAGCTCGGCGAAAAATTGCTACTGAGAAGGATTTCTTGGAAGCTGTAAATAAGGTCATTAAGTCCTATGCTAAATTCAGTGCTACTCCCCGCTATATGACCTACAACTGA